TAAATGAGCCAAAACAGTTTGTTACAAGATAAAACAGAGGCTGGTGAACAAAGTCGGTTTCCAGTCTTAATTCAATTTTGACCAAACTTGTAGTTACTACATTTTGCCTTTGCACGTCAGTATTGCGTAAACATTTAATGAAACCTGATGCAAAGATTTCATCAGTATTCATGTATGTGACATGTAGCTGCTATGAAGCTCTTATTTACTCCATATGATTGTGTTACacgtttacattttagacatttagctgacactaatCCAGAGCaccttacaatgagtgcagcagtagaatgagCTTTATTTATAGTTGAAAGCAAAGAATAACTCTATTTATAGAACCAAAGTCCTGACTGGAGTGCTTAGATCATAGCACCACTGGGGAGCCAAGAGGGATAACAATCATCGGCCCGGACTATGGCCTGGAGGCATGGCGATGTAGCTCCCTTAGCAGCCTTGGGTTGTCAATGACATGAGCAGCAGAGCGAGTGGAGAGAGTGCTGGAGAAGGGCGACATGGGCTAatttggggaaagtgaatgcAAGGTGGGCTTAGGATGCTCAGGAAAGCCTTCCAGAGTTCATGAAgtgtcacctttttttttttaaataaagaccTCCTAATTGCAGTCTGTGGATGGGTGATTACTGTATTCTCACTTTACACAACAGATACGTTTTCAGGTACCTCCTGAAAGTCTTGTCCCGTAGGCCATAGATGATTGGACTAATGGATCGTGGCAGGATGTGTATAATAATATAGCAAGCAAAGAGGGAGTCCGCATAATGTTCAGGGAACCAGTACAGCAGAGCTTTTTTTAACACGGGGAGGGCATAGGTAGCCatacacaacagcagctgaaaTCCATGAAGGAGGATAGTTTTCTGGGCCTTCTTAGCATCGGTGCTTGCCTCCTTGGCAGTGAACAGGATCCTGAAGTAAGTGTAGAAGATAATGAGCCAAACTATGACTAGGAACACTATATAGGTGATATCCCTCTTCTTGATAATGGTGGGATTCCTGAAGACGGTTTCCCTGAGACAGAAGACTCGGGTATGAAAAAACTCCAGGGGTTCTGTGGCCAGGGCGACGAAGAGGTCGGGGAGGACAGACAACATGCTCGTCGCCCAGATCAGACCAATCAGCATGTGTGTTCTTTTGACTGTACAGATCTGCGCATGGCGGAGGGGGACGCAGATGGCAATGTAGCACTCTACCGCCATGCAGGCCAGGTTCAGAGGGGTGTTTTCGGTGGTGAAAAGAGCAAGCAGGAtggcacagcagcagagggagacatTTATTGTGTAGAGGGTGTAGCTGAGGAGGAATAGCATGATAGTGAGCATCAGCTGGATCATATCGTTGACCACCAGGTGAATGAAAAGGATGTAGCGAGGATTCATGTAGAAGATCTGGTTGGCgggaatgaagaggagaggggtatggggagatggaaggagaggaggatggaggggaaaattgagagaggagagtggggagGAAAGAAAATAGTTGAGTGGAGCAGAGTTCAGTAGAAGAGGGGCAAGGGCAAGACTAGAGAAAACAGCACATGGGAAGTGGGGAAAGGTGTAGAGAAAAGGGGAGTTTCTCCAAAGAATCATCATTACAGAACATTGATGCTTTTTTTGGAAACCAAAATCTCTATGTTTTTGTACTGGATTTACATATTTCTAAGAGCACACATTGTAGTATCGTAATTAAGTTTTCTCATTCTGACATAAATGGCAATTACTTGAGTCATTGCTGCAGTGTTTACAATGAACACATTAGCAAACATTGTACAG
This DNA window, taken from Centroberyx gerrardi isolate f3 chromosome 5, fCenGer3.hap1.cur.20231027, whole genome shotgun sequence, encodes the following:
- the LOC144539320 gene encoding odorant receptor 131-2-like yields the protein MNVSSANVTVVIQYRDSFATAVTKNVVVVALGISINYINASLIHTFRKHQIFYMNPRYILFIHLVVNDMIQLMLTIMLFLLSYTLYTINVSLCCCAILLALFTTENTPLNLACMAVECYIAICVPLRHAQICTVKRTHMLIGLIWATSMLSVLPDLFVALATEPLEFFHTRVFCLRETVFRNPTIIKKRDITYIVFLVIVWLIIFYTYFRILFTAKEASTDAKKAQKTILLHGFQLLLCMATYALPVLKKALLYWFPEHYADSLFACYIIIHILPRSISPIIYGLRDKTFRRYLKTYLLCKPMSPFSSTLSTRSAAHVIDNPRLLRELHRHASRP